The Vibrio tapetis subsp. tapetis genome segment TCCAACGTTCTCCTGATGGCTCGGCTGTTGTGTTTATCGATGATATTGATAAGAAAGATCTGAAGAACGTATTTATTGCGCAACTGAGTCCAAGAGACAGCATTCGACCAAGTGTGATGTTTGCAGAATCTGGCCACATGAGTGAACTATCAGATGGCCGACAGATTTTGACTCTTGAAGACGGTAAACGTTATGAAGGTATTCCGACTCAACTAGACTATATGGTCACAGACTACAAAGAATACGAAACCCTTATCGGTCAGCGAAAAATAGAATTAGGCTCTCAAGGGTGGATGGCTAAACCCACACTCGATCTATTGAGCGATGAAAGTAATCATGCTCAAGCAGAGTTACAGTGGCGCATTTCCTTAGTTATTTGTATTCCGCTACTGACTATGATCGTTATCCCATTATCGGCGGTAAACCCTAGGCAGGGTCGTTTTGCTAAAATGGCGCCTGCGGTATTGATTTACTTGACCTACTTTTTGTTACTGAGCACGGCGCAATCAGCGATGCAAAGTGGTAGCTTGCCAACGTATATCGGCATGTGGGCGCTCAATGGTGTTACTTTGCTCGCGGGGGTTGCGTTAAATGGTATGGACAGTTTGTTTGTTCGTCGGATTAAAGAAAAACTGAAAACTAAGGTAGCGCGTGTTTAAGATTCTCGATTGGTATATCGGTCGCACCATTATTGCAACCACGGCACTGTGTTTGTCCACGCTCGTTGGTTTGTCGGCCATCATTAAATACGTAGAACAGTTAAAATCTTCAGGGGAAGGTAACTATGATGCCCTGCAAGCGCTGTTTTATACCTTGCTTACCGTGCCAAGGGATATCGAGCTATTTTTTCCTATGGCAGTGTTGCTAGGAGCGTTAATCGGCCTTGGCATGCTAGCAACGAGCTCTGAGCTTGTTGTTATGCAAGCAGCGGGTTTTTCAAAAGCCAATATCGGTGGTTCAGTATTGAAAACCGCCATTCCTATCATGTTGCTGGTTATGATGTTAGGCGAGTGGGGCGCCCCTGCAACACAGAAAATGGCGAGGGAGCTTCGTGCATTTTCGATCTCCGGTGGCAGTATTGTTTCGATCAGAAGTGGCGTATGGGCCAAAGATGGCAATGATTTTATTTATATTGCTCGAGTTGATGGTGATGAATTGCAAGGTGTTAATGTCTGGCAATTTGATGATAACAAACAAT includes the following:
- the lptF gene encoding LPS export ABC transporter permease LptF; translated protein: MIIVRYLIRETVKTQFAVFFVLFLIFVSQKFIAVLADASDGDIPSSVILSLVALNMPTMALLMLPLSLYIGILVTFGRLYAESEITVMNATGTGNKILVQAALYLALITGVAAGFNSLWLAPWSQQQTAQLYAQVASDNTIELLQKGQFQRSPDGSAVVFIDDIDKKDLKNVFIAQLSPRDSIRPSVMFAESGHMSELSDGRQILTLEDGKRYEGIPTQLDYMVTDYKEYETLIGQRKIELGSQGWMAKPTLDLLSDESNHAQAELQWRISLVICIPLLTMIVIPLSAVNPRQGRFAKMAPAVLIYLTYFLLLSTAQSAMQSGSLPTYIGMWALNGVTLLAGVALNGMDSLFVRRIKEKLKTKVARV
- the lptG gene encoding LPS export ABC transporter permease LptG, yielding MFKILDWYIGRTIIATTALCLSTLVGLSAIIKYVEQLKSSGEGNYDALQALFYTLLTVPRDIELFFPMAVLLGALIGLGMLATSSELVVMQAAGFSKANIGGSVLKTAIPIMLLVMMLGEWGAPATQKMARELRAFSISGGSIVSIRSGVWAKDGNDFIYIARVDGDELQGVNVWQFDDNKQLKSTLSAKKSTYISENNWQSEDIVVTEFVDNIQVEKSHVDSYKWQSTITPDKLSVVTVQPAELALSELYSYVKYLKASEQDASRYDLALWRKATQPISVAVMMFVAMSFVFGPLRSVAMGTRILSGVVAGFGFYIFAETFGNVSLLYKLHPSFGALFPSGVFLIIAFLMMRRKF